Proteins co-encoded in one Phycodurus eques isolate BA_2022a chromosome 21, UOR_Pequ_1.1, whole genome shotgun sequence genomic window:
- the nck1b gene encoding cytoplasmic protein NCK1 isoform X2: MDMANLFKHFFRIGKVKSRKGGMRDTASNADADMYADNGERLYDLNLPALVKFSYTAEREDELSLVKGTRVVVMEKCSDGWWRGSYNGRSGWFPSNYVTEDVDGTAGGVGPGGLGDPSGSLTEKLSAVVNSTANGNRVLHTVQALYPFSSDNDEELNFEKGEMMEVVEKPENDPEWWKCRKADGQLGLVPKNYVTVLDTASHKTTAGPAGPPTPDCDYISPSGSGRFAGKEWYYGKVTRHQAEVALNQRGTEGDFLIRDSESSPNDFSISLKAQSKNKHFKVQLKESLYCIGQRKFNSMEELVEHYKKAPIFTSEQGDKLYLVKALSAS; this comes from the exons GAATTGGGAAGGTAAAGAGCAGGAAGGGGGGCATGAGGGACACGGCCTCCAACGCCGACGCCGACATGTACGCAGACAATGGTGAACGCCTGTACGACCTGAACCTGCCCGCCCTGGTCAAATTCAGCTACACTGCAGAGCGCGAGGATGAGCTCTCTTTGGTGAAAGGCACACGGGTGGTAGTGATGGAGAAGTGCAGCGACGGTTGGTGGCGCGGCAGCTACAACGGACGCTCCGGCTGGTTCCCATCCAACTACGTCACGGAGGATGTGGACGGGACGGCGGGGGGAGTGGGGCCGGGCGGCCTCGGGGACCCGTCGGGATCGCTCACGGAAAAGCTGTCAGCCGTGGTGAACAGCACGGCCAATGGGAACAGAGTGCTACACACGGTGCAGGCGCTCTACCCCTTCAGCTCGGACAATGACGAGGAGCTGAACTTTGAGAAGGGCGAAATGATGGAGGTGGTGGAGAAGCCCGAGAACGACCCGGAGTGGTGGAAGTGTCGCAAGGCAGACGGCCAGCTGGGCCTGGTGCCCAAGAACTACGTGACTGTGCTGGACACGGCCTCCCACAAAACCACTGCGGGGCCCGCCGGACCGCCTACACCCGACTGTGATTACATCTCACCGTCTGGCAGCGGACGATTTGCAGGCAAGGAGTGGTACTACGGGAAGGTGACGCGCCACCAAGCGGAGGTGGCTCTCAACCAGCGAGGCACCGAGGGAGACTTCCTTATTCGAGACAGCGAGTCATCG CCAAATGACTTCTCCATCTCGCTGAAGGCACAAAGCAAGAACAAGCATTTCAAGGTGCAGCTGAAGGAGAGCCTCTACTGCATTGGACAGCGCAAGTTCAACTCCATGGAGGAGCTTGTGGAACACTACAAAAAGGCGCCCATCTTCACCAGCGAGCAGGGCGACAAACTCTACCTGGTCAAGGCCCTGTCTGCCTCCTGA